In Crassostrea angulata isolate pt1a10 chromosome 6, ASM2561291v2, whole genome shotgun sequence, a genomic segment contains:
- the LOC128189229 gene encoding uncharacterized protein LOC128189229, translating into MPTKNEIKELFDREREKSDQLESEVLLLHRRLKKAEHELSLKDEEMKQKSDSNPNKTVFVAREKKIARLCGRPVKESDPDVAEWLDDARQHLKVINDNDARIDFLMDNLGGQAKDEIRLRPRLERDTAEKILEIIKSVFASTETLGALQQQFYQRDQKHGESLQNYSLALMKLLDKIVAKDENAVTDFDEMLKERFVEGIRDSSLRREIRRFSFEKKAMSFGEFRQKVLQWSEDYKNEPLSKSFSAHEITSQESVKSKVVKDQSEDQLSEILKILKLQQTQIDENQKELKKLSEAMKTSKPQYENKYLQGRQFPNVRQSHLTCFRCGGKGHKEQDCSTQLDTSSFSRKGKSQGASFSNLPLNEKRLL; encoded by the coding sequence ATGCCTACTAAAAACGAAATCAAAGAATTATTTGACCGTGAAAGAGAAAAGTCTGACCAGTTAGAAAGTGAGGTATTATTACTACATCGAAGGTTAAAGAAAGCAGAGCATGAATTAAGTTTGAAAGATGAAGAAATGAAACAAAAGAGTGATTCAAATCCAAATAAAACTGTGTTTGTTGCGAGAGAGAAGAAGATTGCAAGGTTGTGTGGGAGACCTGTGAAAGAGAGTGACCCTGATGTAGCAGAATGGCTTGATGATGCTAGGCAGCATTTGAAAGTTATCAATGACAATGATGCTAGGATAGATTTTTTAATGGATAACTTAGGTGGTCAAGCTAAAGATGAAATAAGGTTGAGACCAAGACTAGAGAGAGATACAGCAGAGAAAATCTTAGAAATCATTAAGAGTGTTTTTGCAAGTACAGAAACTCTCGGTGCGCTGCAACAACAATTCTATCAACGAGATCAAAAACACGGCGAGTCGCTGCAAAATTATTCGTTAGCCTTAATGAAACTTCTTGATAAGATCGTGGCAAAAGATGAAAACGCGGttaccgattttgatgaaatgttgaAAGAACGGTTTGTTGAGGGCATTAGAGATTCATCTCTCCGAAGAGAGATACGACGGTTCTCATTCGAAAAGAAGGCTATGTCATTTGGTGAGTTTAGACAAAAAGTGTTACAATGGTCTGAAGACTATAAAAATGAACCACTTAGCAAATCATTTTCTGCACATGAAATCACTTCACAGGAAAGTGTTAAATCAAAGGTTGTTAAAGATCAGAGTGAAGATCAATtgtcagaaattttaaaaatattgaaacttcAGCAAACGCAAATTGATGAAAATCAgaaagaattgaaaaaattgtctgAAGCCATGAAAACAAGTAAACCACAGTATGAAAATAAGTATTTGCAAGGTAGACAATTTCCAAATGTTAGACAGTCCCATTTAACATGTTTTCGTTGTGGTGGGAAGGGGCATAAAGAGCAAGACTGTAGTACTCAGTTAGACACCAGTAGTTTTTCGCGCAAAGGTAAGTCACAGGGGGCATCGTTCTCTAATCTTCCTTTAAACGAGAAGCGTCTGTTGTAG